From Homo sapiens chromosome 17 genomic scaffold, GRCh38.p14 alternate locus group ALT_REF_LOCI_1 HSCHR17_7_CTG4, a single genomic window includes:
- the PIGW gene encoding glucosaminyl-phosphatidylinositol-acyltransferase PIGW yields the protein MSEKQMKEAFVSNLNGTTVLEITQGLCFPAFCILCRGFLIIFSQYLCSFSPTWKTRFLTDFVVLIVPMVATLTIWASFILLELLGVIIFGAGLLYQIYRRRTCYARLPFLKILEKFLNISLESEYNPAISCFRVITSAFTAIAILAVDFPLFPRRFAKTELYGTGAMDFGVGGFVFGSAMVCLEVRRRKYMEGSKLHYFTNSLYSVWPLVFLGIGRLAIIKSIGYQEHLTEYGVHWNFFFTIIVVKLITPLLLIIFPLNKSWIIALGITVLYQLALDFTSLKRLILYGTDGSGTRVGLLNANREGIISTLGYVAIHMAGVQTGLYMHKNRSHIKDLIKVACFLLLAAISLFISLYVVQVNVEAVSRRMANLAFCIWIVASSLILLSSLLLGDIILSFAKFLIKGALVPCSWKLIQSPVTNKKHSESLVPEAERMEPSLCLITALNRKQLIFFLLSNITTGLINLMVDTLHSSTLWALFVVNLYMFSNCLIVYVLYLQDKTVQFW from the coding sequence ATGTCTGAAAAGCAGATGAAGGAAGCTTTTGTCAGTAACCTCAATGGAACCACCGTGCTGGAAATCACCCAGGGATTGTGCTTTCCTGCATTCTGTATCCTGTGCAGAGGGTTCCTGATCATTTTCTCACAGTACTTGTGTTCTTTTTCACCTACCTGGAAAACTAGATTCCTCACTGACTTTGTTGTCCTAATAGTTCCCATGGTAGCCACTTTGACCATTTGGGCTTCATTTATCCTCCTTGAGCTTCTCGGTGTAATTATCTTTGGGGCAGGGCTGTTGTATCAAATATACCGAAGGAGGACCTGCTATGCCAGACTGCCTTTCCTAAAAATCCTTGAAAAATTCTTGAACATCAGTCTAGAATCAGAATACAATCCAGCCATCTCCTGTTTCCGTGTAATTACCAGTGCGTTTACTGCTATTGCTATTTTGGCTGTGGACTTCCCACTTTTTCCCAGAAGATTTGCCAAAACTGAGCTCTATGGGACAGGAGCAATGGATTTTGGAGTAGGTGGCTTTGTTTTTGGGTCTGCAATGGTTTGTCTAGAGGTCAGGAGGAGAAAATATATGGAAGGGTCCAAATTGCATTACTTTACAAACTCATTGTACTCTGTTTGGCCATTAGTCTTCCTAGGAATCGGACGATTAGCCATTATAAAATCAATAGGCTATCAGGAACATTTAACAGAGTATGGAGTTCACTGGAACTTTTTCTTTACCATAATAGTTGTGAAATTGATAACACCACTGCTGTTGATTATTTTTCCCCTAAATAAGTCCTGGATTATTGCCCTCGGCATTACTGTATTATACCAGCTAGCCCTTGACTTTACCTCACTGAAGAGGTTAATATTATATGGCACTGATGGTAGTGGCACACGGGTTGGTCTATTAAATGCCAACCGCGAAGGAATAATCTCTACCCTGGGGTATGTGGCAATACACATGGCTGGTGTGCAAACAGGGTTATATATGCATAAGAACCGATCACATATCAAAGACTTGATAAAAGTAGCCTGTTTTCTTTTACTGGCAGCTATTAGCCTCTTCATATCTCTTTACGTAGTTCAAGTAAATGTAGAAGCAGTATCTCGAAGAATGGCAAATTTAGCCTTTTGTATTTGGATAGTTGCTTCTAGCCTGATCCTTCTTAGTAGTTTATTACTGGGTGATATAATTTTGAGTTTTGCCAAATTTCTAATTAAAGGAGCTCTAGTACCATGTTCTTGGAAACTTATCCAGTCACCTGttacaaataaaaagcattcagAATCTCTAGTCCCTGAAGCCGAAAGAATGGAACCCAGTCTTTGTTTAATCACAGCTCTAAACAGAAAacagttaatatttttcttgctGTCAAATATAACAACTGGCCTGATCAACCTGATGGTAGATACATTACACAGCAGTACCTTGTGGGCCTTATTTGTGGTCAATCTCTATATGTTTTCCAACTGTTTAattgtatatgtactatatttgcAAGATAAGACTGTACAATTTTGGTGA
- the MYO19 gene encoding unconventional myosin-XIX isoform 3 (isoform 3 is encoded by transcript variant 3): MLQQVNGHNPGSDGQAREYLREDLQEFLGGEVLLYKLDDLTRVNPVTLETVLRCLQARYMADTFYTNAGCTLVALNPFKPVPQLYSPELMREYHAAPQPQKLKPHVFTVGEQTYRNVKSLIEPVNQSIVVSGESGAGKTWTSRCLMKFYAVVATSPASWESHKIAERIEQRILNSNPVMEAFGNACTLRNNNSSRFGKFIQLQLNRAQQMTGAAVQTYLLEKTRVACQASSERNFHIFYQICKGASEDERLQWHLPEGAAFSWLPNPERSLEEDCFEVTREAMLHLGIDTPTQNNIFKVRRKATPLKFGRDDGQPFA; the protein is encoded by the exons ATGCTCCAGCAG GTCAATGGCCACAATCCGGGGTCTGATGGCCAAGCCAGGGAGTACCTCAGAGAAGACCTGCAGGAGTTCCTGGGTGGGGAGGTCCTGCTGTACAAACTGGATGACCTCACCAGGGTGAATCCTGTGACACTAGAGACAG TCCTGAGGTGCCTGCAGGCCCGGTACATGGCAGACACATTCTACACCAATGCTGGCTGCACCCTGGTAGCCTTGAACCCCTTCAAGCCTGTTCCTCAGCTCTACTCGCCCGAGCTAATGAGAGAGTACCATGCTGCGCCTCAGCCCCAG AAACTGAAGCCCCATGTGTTCACTGTGGGTGAACAGACCTACAGGAATGTCAAGAGCCTGATTGAACCAGTCAACCAGTCTATTGTTGTCAGTGGAGAGAGTGGTGCTGGAAAG ACATGGACGTCTCGCTGCCTAATGAAGTTCTATGCTGTGGTGGCCACCTCACCTGCATCTTGGGAGAGCCACAAGATTGCAGAGAGGATAGAACAGAGGATCCTGAACTCCAACCCTGTCATGGAAGCTTTTG GGAATGCGTGTACACTGAGGAATAACAACAGCAGTCGCTTTGGGAAGTTCATCCAGCTCCAGCTGAACAG GGCTCAGCAAATGACTGGAGCCGCAGTCCAGACCTACCTCCTAGAGAAAACTCGAGTGGCCTGCCAGGCTTCCAGTGAGAGGAACTTCCACATCTTCTATCAG ATTTGCAAAGGAGCCAGTGAGGACGAGAGGCTCCAGTGGCACCTTCCTGAGGGAGCTGCCTTCTCCTGGCTGCCCAACCCAGAGAGGAGCTTAGAAG AGGATTGTTTTGAGGTGACCAGAGAGGCCATGCTCCATTTGGGCATTGACACCCCTACCCAGAACAACATCTTTAAGGTCAGAAGAAAAGCCACGCCACTTAAGTTTGGCAGAGATGACGGGCAGCCCTTTGCATAG